The Nocardia vinacea genome contains the following window.
CAAGGGTCTGCTGCTGGTGCATTCCGATGCCATCGATGCGGTGATGTCCACCAAGAAGGCCGAGGCGATCGGCCAGTTCGACCTGTTCGGCGGGCTGGATGACGGCGACGAATCGATTGCCTCGGTCTTCAATGTGAAGGTGCCCGAGGACGAGTGGGAGACCAAGCACAAGCTGGCGCTCGAGCGGGAGATGCTCGGCCTGTACGTGTCCGGACATCCGCTCAACGGCGTCGAACATGTGCTTGCGGCACAGGCGGATACGGCGATTCCGGCCATTCTCGAGGGCGATATCAAGGACGGCACCCAGGTGACCATCGGCGGCATCCTCGCCTCGGTCAACCGTCGCATCAATAAGAACGGCCTGGCCTGGGCCTCGGCGCAGATCGAGGATCTGACCGGTGGCATCGAGGTCCTGTTCTTCCCGCAGGCCTATTCGGTGTACGGCGCTGATGTGGTGGAGGACGCGGTCGTGCTGGTGAAGGCCAGGGTGTCGGTGCGCGATGACCGGATCTCCTTGATTGCCAACGATCTCGCCGTCCCCGACCTCTCCTCGATCGGTGTGGCCAAGCCGCTGGCGGTCGTCATGCCGACCCGCCTGTGCACGCCGGATAAGATCGGCGAACTCAAGCGCATCCTGTCCAGACATCCGGGCACCGCGGACGTCCATGTCCGCCATGTGGGCGCACGCGACAACACATCACTGTGGAAATTGGATGACAGCCTGCGGGTTTCACCGTCCTCGGCCCTGATGGGTGACCTGAAGGCTCTGCTCGGTCCCGGCTGTCTCGCGGGCTGATGCGGTTCGTTTGAATCGGTAGCGTCGGCGATCGCGGCGGCTTCGCGCACGTTTCGTGTGGCCGCCGCCCGCCTCGACGGCACCGTCCGCAGCATCGTGACGGCCGCCGGCGGCAACGCCCGATCCAGGCGATGACTTCCACCTGGAGCTATGTGTTTCAGACAGTAAGCTCGGCCATTGCCCGATCCGTTGGTCCGACGGTGTCGACCTGCTGGGTCCGACGATGGAGCGCGGCCGCCCAAGCGACGGTGGCCAGTGCCGCGATGGCGAGGGCCACGCCGATCCAGGCGACCGACGGGTAACCGAGGCCGCCGCCGATGGCCAGGCCGCCGAGCCACGGGCCGACGGTGATACCGACATTGAATGCGGAGAAGTTGACCGCGGTCGCGAGGGTGGGTGCAGCTCCGGCCAGTGCGAATACCCGAGTGTTCAGTGCGGGGTTCGTGGCGAATCCGAAGGCGCCCAATAGGAATACGAGGATTACGACCGGTACGGGCATGGTCGCGGTCAGCGCCAGTACTGCCGAGATGACGATCAACCCGATCATGCCGATGGTCAGTACGCGGAAGGGATGGGCATCGGCGGCGCGGCCGCCGACCGTGATGCCGATCAGCGCGCCGATGCCGTACAGCGTGAGCACCAAGGGAATCCAGCTCTCGGTGATTCCGGTGGTGCGGGCCAGGAGTGCGCCGAGGTAGGCGAAGGTGACCAATAGCGCGCCGGTCGAGAGCGCGGTTGTGCTGTAGGACAGCCAGAGGCGCGGATTGATCATGGTGCGCAGTTCGCGGCGCAGGTTCGGCACCTCGGTGGGGCGTCCGCCCGGAATCTTGGCCGCCACCCCGGCCATGGCCAGCGCGGACAGAATGGCGACTGTCCAGAACGCGGCCCGCCAGCCCAGATGCTGGCCGATCACCGTACCCGCCGGGAGCCCGACGATATTGGCCACCGTCAGCCCGCCCGCGACAATGCTCATCGCCCGACCGC
Protein-coding sequences here:
- a CDS encoding Cmx/CmrA family chloramphenicol efflux MFS transporter, producing MPFAVYILGLSIFAQGTSELMLSGLLTQMATDLGVSIPQAGLLISAFALGMLVGAPALAVITLRWPRRTALLAFLAVFIAAHVVAALTPGYWVLFGTRVVGAFVYAGFWAVAATTALSLVPENARGRAMSIVAGGLTVANIVGLPAGTVIGQHLGWRAAFWTVAILSALAMAGVAAKIPGGRPTEVPNLRRELRTMINPRLWLSYSTTALSTGALLVTFAYLGALLARTTGITESWIPLVLTLYGIGALIGITVGGRAADAHPFRVLTIGMIGLIVISAVLALTATMPVPVVILVFLLGAFGFATNPALNTRVFALAGAAPTLATAVNFSAFNVGITVGPWLGGLAIGGGLGYPSVAWIGVALAIAALATVAWAAALHRRTQQVDTVGPTDRAMAELTV